One window of Papaver somniferum cultivar HN1 chromosome 9, ASM357369v1, whole genome shotgun sequence genomic DNA carries:
- the LOC113307556 gene encoding probable LRR receptor-like serine/threonine-protein kinase At1g67720 — translation MRMEKLSLLIVISICLVLCIPTNNAQMPGFVSLDCGGKRNFTDSIGLEWKSDQRFSFGNRAKISVPNERRRQYMSVRYFPADKRKYCCTLDVNPLTRYLIRTTFLYGNFDYKNVYPKFDISIGATHWSTIVISDANTVEVRELIFFTNTSTVSVCLYNATTGQPFISTIELRLLRGTSYLTDYETEFFLAVSARINFGAFSQDPIRYPDDPFDRLWLSDSLQKPHYLINVAPGTKQVSTNMPINVDKDERPPEKVMQTAVVGTNGSLTYRLNLDGFPGSGWAVFYFAEIEDLGPNDTRKFSLVVPGIPDASKATVDIQENAQGKYQLYEPGYTNISLPFAFNFGFGRASDSTRGPLLNAMEISRYLKITPGSIDATIMAGLVSQHPSSLWAKEGGDPCLPVPWSWLQCNSDPQPKITSIILSKKNLAGSIPLEFTKLQGLAEIWLDGNAFAGPMPDFTACKDLKIIHLENNRLIGELPSSLTNLPKLEELYVQGNMLSGTIPSGLLLKKNLAFNYTGNPDLDKEGSKGYSTSIIIGISVGAAVLFLAIVILCLLCRKRNGKDTPGEAKH, via the exons atgagaatggaaaagctttccCTGTTGATTGTGATATCAATCTGTTTGGTTCTTTGCATTCCCACTAATAATGCTCAAATGCCAG GTTTTGTGAGCTTGGATTGTGGTGGCAAAAGGAATTTCACTGACAGCATAGGACTTGAATGGAAATCCGATCAGAGGTTTTCGTTTGGTAACCGGGCAAAAATATCAGTTCCGAATGAGAGGCGGAGACAATACATGTCAGTGCGATACTTCCCAGCAGATAAAAGAAAATATTGCTGTACGCTTGATGTGAATCCACTGACTCGGTATCTTATAAGAACAACCTTCTTATATGGGAATTTTGATTATAAAAATGTGtatccaaagtttgatatttcGATTGGGGCGACTCATTGGTCGACGATTGTCATTTCAGATGCTAATACTGTGGAGGTTAGAGAGTTGATTTTTTTTACTAATACATCTACAGTTAGTGTGTGTTTATATAATGCTACAACCGGGCAACCATTTATTTCTACTATCGAGCTTCGGCTATTAAGAGGTACCAGTTATTTAACTGACTATGAAACTGAATTCTTTCTTGCCGTGTCCGCAAGAATAAACTTTGGTGCATTCAGTCAAGATCCAATCAG GTATCCGGATGACCCTTTTGATAGACTATGGTTGTCAGACTCTCTGCAGAAACCACATTACCTTATTAATGTTGCTCCCGGAACAAAGCAAGTATCGACTAATATGCCTATCAACGTTGATAAAGATGAAAGACCTCCGGAGAAAGTGATGCAGACGGCTGTAGTTGGTACAAATGGGTCTTTAACATACCGGTTGAACTTGGATGGCTTCCCAGGTTCTGGATGGGCAGTCTTTTACTTTGCTGAAATTGAAGATCTGGGTCCTAATGATACCAGGAAGTTTAGCTTAGTAGTCCCAGGCATACCTGATGCGAGCAAAGCCACGGTTGACATCCAAGAAAATGCCCAAGGGAAGTATCAGTTGTATGAACCAGGATATACCAACATATCACTTCCCTTCGCATTCAATTTTGGATTTGGAAGAGCTTCCGATTCGACGAGGGGACCCCTATTGAATGCTATGGAGATAAGCAGATACTTGAAAATAACCCCCGGCTCTATAGATG CAACCATTATGGCTGGTTTAGTTTCACAGCACCCATCATCTCTTTGGGCGAAAGAAGGTGGTGATCCATGCTTGCCTGTTCCATGGTCATGGCTGCAATGCAATTCTGACCCTCAACCAAAGATTACCTCAAT TATTTTGTCTAAGAAAAATTTGGCAGGGAGCATTCCCTTGGAGTTCACAAAGTTGCAAGGATTAGCTGAGAT ATGGCTTGATGGAAACGCATTTGCCGGTCCAATGCCCGATTTTACTGCATGTAAAGATTTAAAGATCAT CCATCTTGAGAACAACCGCTTGATCGGGGAACTGCCTTCATCTCTGACGAACCTACCAAAATTGGAAGAATT GTACGTGCAGGGCAATATGTTGTCTGGAACTATTCCTTCAGGCCTTCTCCTAAAAAAGAATTTGGCTTTTAA CTACACTGGAAACCCGGATCTTGACAAAGAAGGAAGTAAAGGCTACAGCACAAGCATCATTATTGGTATATCAGTTGGGGCTGCTGTTCTGTTTTTAGCTATTGTGATCCTTTGCTTACTTTGTCGGAAGAGGAATGGAAAAGACACTCCTGGAGAGGCCAAACATTGA